Within the Pan troglodytes isolate AG18354 chromosome 2, NHGRI_mPanTro3-v2.0_pri, whole genome shotgun sequence genome, the region ggtgacatgtgcctgttgtcctcactactcgggaggctgaggcaggaggatcacttgagcccaggagttccaggctacagtgagctatgataatgccactgcactctagccagggcaacagagcaaggccccatttcttttcttttcttttcttttctttttgagatgtctcttataaaaaaaagatagaaaggtAACTCACAGAATGAAAGATAGTTGCAATACATATATCCAACAAAAAAActttatccagaatatataaatatctcctacaaattaataagaaaaagacagcaCAATAGAAAAACTGACAAAAGATTTGAAGAGGCACTTCACCAAAGGGGAtacataaatggccaataaacatttgaaacctcatcagggaaatgcagagtAAAACCATAATGCAATACCACAACACAGTCATGAGAATAAACTGGAAATTACCAAGCGTGGTTGAGAATGTGAAGCAACTGAAATGCATAATTTCTGATGGCAGTGTACATTGATAAAAATCTCTTTAGAAAACTGTTTGACACAATATGGCAAATCTGAAAATATGCTTATCCTATGACTAGCAATTTTATTCCTCAGTAAAAACAATAGAAATCCTTTTACATATTCACCAAAAGATAAGTATAGACAGTCCATGGCAGcactaaaaatgaagaaactacCAAATGCCCACAAATAGAGGAATGCATAAGTAACCTGCGGCgaatccacacaatggaatactgtatagcaatgagaatgaatcacaaccacacacaaaaacataagCAAATGCAACActcagtgaaagaagtcagacatagGCCCAACCACTTGTAAATTTTAGACTCTTCTAAGCAAATATCTGGCTAAAGAGGAAATTAGATTTGCATTTATCTTggcaataaatatacaaaaatcagttaatGTACCAAATACATAAAGAGCTCTTTCAAATAATataacttgaattttaaaataggcaaagagcaaagaagaaaaaaattacaaaacaatagTAATATATAACAAACATGGGGGGAAACACCCAAATGGGATAtgataaaagacaaaagaagataAGACAAAATTgttattcacctttttttttttgagatggagtctcactcttttgcccaggctggaatgcaatggtgtgatcttagctcactacaacctctgccttgtgggttcaagcgattctcctgtctcagcctcccgagttgctgggactacaggcacgcaccaccacacccgacttattttattttatttatttatttattttcagtagagacgaggtttcgcgatgttggtcagactggtttcgaactcctgacctcaggtgatccaactacctcagcctcccaaagtgctaggattacaggtgtgagccaccatgcccagccagttattCACCTTTAAATTGCAAAAGTGTTGTGATTGGTGAAGGtgcagtaaatctacattttactgAACCCTTtgtagaaatataaacaaatatgggCCTGCTGGCTTTCACAACATGCATCAAGAACCTTAAACTTATTCAAAAACCTTGTAGGAACTTAAAGGATAGAAACAATCAGAGATTATCATAATAAACACAGATTTAGTTTGAAGATGTTCATCCTAGCTTTCTATATAACCCTAAACaagatttggggggaaaaaagtacAATTCAAGGcaatttctctgataattatttCCTTCCCTCTGTGGCCTTGAGGTTGTGGTTTTGTGCTACTTACCTTGGTGAGTCAGAGCCTTTTAGTTTTGGCACTGCACGTGCGCAACAGCCAAGATTTAGCCAAGATTCAGATTACAGATCATGAGTGAAAGTCGTTAATACAGGCTACATAAAAATGTAAGACTTACCATGCTCCcatcccttcttttccttttacaaTGGTCTTGGCACATTTAATTGTCTTCTCTAAATTAGGATTCAGTAAAGCTGtggggaaaataaaatggaagatacCATGCTGCCATATGACAGTTAAGTTAGAGTGATGTCAGGGAAGGTACAGGGTACTCACATCAGAGAGTCTTCCAATGAATTCCAAGAATAAATCTATCCTTAGATTTTTATTAGACAACCCTAAGGAGGTAGCAGGATGGAGTCATCTTTTTACCAGATCTATTGATTTTTTAACTTGTAATTCTTATaaaattttttccattaaaatatattGATTAGGCTACAGAGAATCAGCTGATGCCCAGGATCATGATCTGTTCTAACCCTTCGCTTAACCTATCTGGATCCTTGTTCCCCTTTTAGCCTCTAGggatttttcttactttcttgccAACTCAGTCTGGgactttaaaagaattttttttttctttgtttgcattCTACCCAATGGGAGAGTTTTTCAGGATACATAGTCCACCATATTTTCATCACAATACACAGTACCACCTCTGTTACAGATAGAAAattgtatgtgtctcccattggATTCTGGagagatagagatatagatagatagttgataaatagatagatagatttatagatagatatctatatttatctgtgtttatagatatctatctatcaatctataTTTCTGcctatgaaatataaattacagGCCtactgtatttctctttttgcctTGGCTACCAGGAAGCTCTGGATGACATTGAATGTACCATCATTTCAATTTAAATTAAatcaatttaattaatttaaaaatgttattaactTACACTTTTAATGTGTACGTCTCCCCAACTAGACTGTGATTGTTGTAATTCACTAAGGGCCCTGCCtggcattttatatacattattccattttatgttaACAGAAACCGTAAGTGGTTGTTAATGTCCCCATTTGGAGGAGCTCTAGAAGTGACTTACACAAGCTCAtgtcgttctttttttttttgagagggattctcgctctgtctcccaggctggagtactgtggcgcgatctgggctcactgcaagctccgcctcccaggttcacgccattctcctgcctcagcctcccgagtagctgggactataggcgcctgccaccatgcccgtctaattttttgtatttttagtagagacggggtttcaccgtgttagccaggatggtctcgatctcctgacctcatgatccgcccatctcggcatcccaaagtgctgggattacaggcgtgagccgccgcgcctggccgctCATGTCATTCTTAATGGCAGCAGCTAGGATTCCCACCAGGTTCCCACAGAGTTCCTGTGCCTTTTCCTCCTATGTTGCAGTCCTGCCTCTCCTTGAATCAGAGAACTTTCTTACTCCTCTCTGGAGCTAAAGGCCAATCATGGGGCCCAACACAGACAGGTACTCCCCAGGCCACATGAGAAGGCTGCAGGCCTTCACTCCaacctctcctctctgtctcctaAAGACCCAGCTCAGAAGCCACAGGCTCTGGAATGGTTCTCACCCATCAGCGTGGAAAGAGGTTTGCTCATTAGGGAGGATGCTGGGGTGCTTAGGCAGGAAGACCGCCTCAGATGTGAGGGAGACCTGGCCCAGCTATGTAGCCTCTTGGTTTAGCCCCAACTCAGGAGCCGCACTGCTTAGGTTTCCCTCCCAGCTCTACCACCCCACAGTTGTGTGGTCTTGGGCATATActtaccctctctgggcctcagtttccccattcatAGAATGGGGATAACGGTACCCACCTCATGGGTATTTAATTAGATTGATTAGATGAATTAATTAGATGAATACTTATAAAGGGCTTAAAAGAGTAGCTGGCAGTTAACAAGCACAAGAATGGCAACTATATAAGGCCTGGCACttagtgggtgctcaataaatgctcacGCAGTTAGTGAATCCTGGCAACCACCTCCCCTTGATCACAGGTACTTGGGACCGCCTAAGAGCAGTGGGCAAGCTCCCCTTGGGATGCCCAGCTCCTGTCTCCTCCCAGTAACCAGTTCTGCCTTTCAAAGTGGCAGCAACTGCCCCCTTGAAAAAGGGAGAGGGgtcaggagcggtggctcacgcctgtaatcccagcactttgggaggccgagacgggcagatcacgaggtcaggagattgagaccatcctggctaacacagtgaaactccgtctctactaaaaatacaaaaaatttagccaggcatagtggcgggcgcctgtagtcccagctactcgggaggctgaggcaggagaatggcacgaagccgggaggcggagcttgccgtgagccgagatcgcgccactgaactccagcctgggcgactcagtgagactccgtctcaaaaaaaaaaaaaaaaagaaagaaagaaagaaaaagggagaggtgGCCGAGCGTGGGTGAAATCAGGCCAGCTGGTGCCCTCTGCTCCCGCCCTTCAGGCTCTGATGCCTGCAGCCTCCTCTCAACTCCCCAACACCTTCTCTGCCCATTTGGACAGGGGTCTCCATCACTCCATCCTAGGTTAGCCTGCCTGACTCCCCACAGCCTGATCTCACTGTACCCCCAGCAGTGCAatgctcagcctcccagggaccCACCCTGGATATGGCTCCTGCCACACCCTCTTCTTTGTAAAACTTTGTAAACTCTGGCCATTTGGAAGGCAGGCCTCTAACACAGCACCACAGCCTCCAGTGCCCCCGCACGGAATGGAAAGAGGGACTTACCGGAACATGACATATGGCAGCGGTTCCTGCCATGGTCGCCACACCAGTCACTGCCACGCATCTGAAAGAGGCCGAAGCCAGTGTAGCCATCACGTGTGTTCTCGTAGATGGCCATGGGGTTGAACTTGCTCTCGAAGTAGGCCAGGCACACCCCTAAGATGGAACAGAAGTTGTGTGACTCTGAGGACAGCTGGAGTTGGGGATGCCTGGCCAGAGAAGGGAGGGCAaggaggtgagaggagggagcACTAAGGGGGCCTACTCACAGTTCTCAAGGCTATAGCCCTCAAAATAATCCAGGCCTCCATCGTGGAGTTTCTTAGCCACTGTGCAACGCCCCAAGATGTAAGCACCACTTGGAACCACCAGGTAGCCAAGGAGGGAGAGAACCACAGATGCCTTCATCTTCTCCAGGCTCCTGGCAGGTCAGGGCAACGGTGGCCAGATGAGTGGGTGGAGTCACAGGGACACTGGTCCTCTGAAGGGAAAGAAGGGcactgtgggggtgggggtggagcacAGTTCAGTGTCATCAGAAAAATGGGAGTCTCACCTGGTAAGCCATGACACTTCTTCCCATCCTAATTCTCTGCTTCGTGTCACTGCAAATCTGGGACACCTGAAACTctgccccttctcctcctcttgaCCTCCTATTTTCTAAGGAAATTGCACTCTTGAGGCCCCCTCCCAACCCCAATTCTTTCCATCCAGCAAAACCCTTTGGCTCCTTCTGGGTTTGTATCTCACTCGTTTCACTCCGACATTAGATACAGATGCTCAAGACCTTTCTTCCCTTTATTGTAAAAGTAGACTTTGGTGATTAAATACatcttggaaaacagaaaagagaaatttaaaaaaaaaaaaaagcatcatggCCCCACCACTGCAGCAGAACCACTACCGACCTGTTGAATTA harbors:
- the LYZL4 gene encoding lysozyme-like protein 4 isoform X1, which codes for MKASVVLSLLGYLVVPSGAYILGRCTVAKKLHDGGLDYFEGYSLENWVCLAYFESKFNPMAIYENTRDGYTGFGLFQMRGSDWCGDHGRNRCHMSCSALLNPNLEKTIKCAKTIVKGKEGMGAWPTWSRYCQYSDTLARWLDGCKL
- the LYZL4 gene encoding lysozyme-like protein 4 isoform X2, with amino-acid sequence MKASVVLSLLGYLVVPSGAYILGRCTVAKKLHDGGLDYFEGYSLENWVCLAYFESKFNPMAIYENTRDGYTGFGLFQMRGSDWCGDHGRNRCHMSCSALLNPNLEKTIKCAKTIVKGKEGMGACPFSEVNTGSHRRHHCICTLGLL